One region of Chlorobiota bacterium genomic DNA includes:
- a CDS encoding choice-of-anchor D domain-containing protein, with protein sequence MSNGFSLHPSSSGLQASAGLRVFGPAAPIIPTEGGGEVLHAVGRRRSTPPQAGGAVGFVQRFCCGLLLLLVGIAIPAASQTNTASSGSRFFVTLPAMYPANNHYLRASIVSVGQCTVTVLQTETGQSETRTMMPGEVWDYLISRTRIMLPPGEVKSRKTLQITSDGLITVNVTSDGDFVTDNAMAFPIYDYGHEYYTLSVPSSTNLGGVFAVIASEDNTEVRITPSLVTANGNLPSFTYAVTLNRGEAYQVTPKDLEGTDITGSRITSDKPVVVFSGHAGAFLPEGIGGAQNSMIEQMLPVADWGRRFYARPLPGQTRGFYKVVAAQAGTVVRRNGLPIATLGAGQTHTFMFEEPVIIEGSLPIMAAQFTTHFTADSAQPNSDPSMMLLNSVDLFSTNYQWMTPYLLPRYFLRANPKGGPDPDTVFVPFAHYLMVTAPKIGRTSVRLDGNPIDFDGYGLPHGDGKNVTAIVKIQPGVHQVSSTVPVNAQAFGYSHYDAYSSPAGTLVRDALRADELTARTCNDYFDTIIQLRNIGGRELEVTKGEFSGITGEVITPGIYPFFMTKFSNRWMRLRIPLPNYGPYDGTLTLTTKTSAGRPLEIPIHIDRDSMGAELAMASLSFPTVDAAGIPKTEQVMLVNTGTGPVTVTKSEFTSAFTLADPALPATVEPGDTLWLTIRFAPGSSGMYKGVGTFHVGPCLAPLTLELRGERLRGARIEAYAGDIPPLVCPTPTVQPFTLSIRNTGQETLRVDSVQIQGAYAGDFTLVNPFAPATILADSTLLVPMEFAPTGVGERSATARIYSTAPGSPVLAIPLSARKDSVGIAVSDQWLNLGTLSGCDPPSSRMLTLFCAGTLPVQFDSATVSGGNFTLSAISVPGIAVGESASITVTFQPTGPGVHWDTLRIYSGPCGVVKTIPLRGEQQSAGIGFSRDTVDFGTIAECQALATTTFRIVNTGATHDTIVGLTLNGAAFAMGALPARLVLAPGERSQPITLTFQPGGVGEFVGSIDLRAEPCGLSRTLYLRGSVLPQALTATNDVSIGRVRKDSLAVGTTLLRNSGGVPMVVRSITFSPAVPGLRIASPTLPIRLEAGAEAAVRVEYLSSAPASFVASAIAVADSPCVVADTFMVMGEWRRDLSLQLSLSLPDTTARVGDWRVLPLRYSASVPSDGVVTVQGELRWDAGIFFPKSLTTPLPGTLTARLDSVSGGERVVMFTYSGLLLQAGVLAELTGRALLGSSEQTPLQITNVKATLTLPATGDSVRGGVGTTDGSLTIIDFCGNLGNRLLEFSPLFRIAGVAPNPASQAINLELTVPNDGRVVVSLIGLVGNQVVHLFDGDLPAGQQQVELPIGDAATGTYYLRVRAGGQERIARLMILR encoded by the coding sequence ATGTCCAACGGCTTTTCCCTGCATCCATCTTCTTCCGGCCTTCAAGCAAGTGCTGGGCTACGGGTGTTTGGTCCCGCCGCACCGATCATTCCTACCGAGGGGGGCGGGGAGGTTCTTCACGCAGTGGGAAGAAGACGCAGCACACCACCGCAGGCTGGTGGGGCCGTTGGCTTCGTTCAACGATTCTGCTGCGGGCTGCTGTTGCTGCTGGTTGGCATTGCGATTCCGGCGGCAAGCCAAACCAACACCGCCTCCAGCGGCAGCCGTTTTTTTGTGACGCTGCCGGCGATGTACCCCGCCAACAACCATTACTTGCGCGCCAGCATCGTTTCGGTTGGGCAATGCACCGTGACGGTCCTGCAAACCGAGACGGGGCAATCGGAGACGCGGACGATGATGCCGGGGGAGGTGTGGGATTACCTGATCTCCCGCACCAGAATCATGCTCCCTCCGGGCGAGGTGAAATCAAGGAAAACGTTGCAGATCACCAGCGACGGGCTTATCACCGTCAACGTTACCAGCGATGGCGATTTTGTCACCGATAACGCCATGGCCTTCCCCATTTACGATTACGGCCATGAGTATTACACGCTCTCGGTGCCAAGTTCCACCAACCTGGGGGGCGTGTTTGCGGTGATTGCTTCGGAGGATAACACCGAGGTTCGTATCACCCCTTCGCTGGTTACTGCCAACGGCAATCTACCATCGTTCACCTACGCCGTAACGCTCAACCGTGGCGAGGCCTACCAGGTGACCCCGAAAGATTTGGAAGGAACCGACATCACCGGCTCGCGGATCACCAGCGACAAACCAGTGGTGGTATTCTCCGGCCACGCTGGGGCGTTTCTGCCAGAAGGGATCGGCGGGGCGCAAAACTCCATGATCGAGCAGATGCTTCCGGTAGCGGATTGGGGGCGCCGTTTCTACGCCCGCCCGCTTCCCGGGCAAACCCGTGGCTTCTACAAAGTGGTTGCCGCGCAGGCGGGGACGGTGGTTCGCCGAAACGGGCTGCCGATTGCCACACTTGGGGCGGGCCAGACCCACACGTTTATGTTTGAGGAGCCGGTGATTATCGAGGGGAGCTTGCCGATTATGGCCGCGCAGTTCACCACGCATTTCACTGCCGACTCCGCCCAGCCCAACAGCGATCCTTCCATGATGCTGCTGAACTCGGTGGACCTGTTCAGCACCAACTACCAATGGATGACCCCGTACCTGCTTCCCCGCTATTTCTTGCGGGCGAATCCCAAAGGGGGCCCCGATCCCGACACCGTGTTCGTTCCGTTTGCCCACTACCTGATGGTGACGGCTCCAAAAATTGGGCGCACCAGCGTGCGGCTGGATGGAAATCCGATTGACTTCGACGGCTACGGGCTTCCGCATGGCGATGGGAAGAATGTGACGGCCATTGTGAAGATTCAGCCAGGGGTTCACCAAGTCAGTTCCACGGTCCCGGTCAACGCGCAGGCATTTGGCTACAGCCATTACGATGCCTACTCCAGCCCCGCCGGCACGTTAGTCCGCGACGCGCTTCGGGCCGATGAACTGACGGCCCGCACCTGCAACGATTACTTCGACACCATCATCCAGCTGCGGAACATTGGCGGGCGGGAGTTGGAGGTGACAAAAGGGGAGTTTAGCGGCATCACGGGGGAGGTGATAACGCCAGGAATCTACCCCTTCTTTATGACGAAATTCTCCAACCGTTGGATGCGGCTGCGGATACCCCTCCCGAACTACGGACCCTACGACGGCACGCTGACGCTGACCACGAAAACCAGCGCAGGCCGCCCTTTGGAAATCCCGATTCACATTGACCGCGACAGCATGGGGGCCGAGCTTGCCATGGCTTCGCTATCATTCCCGACAGTGGACGCGGCGGGGATCCCAAAAACCGAGCAGGTGATGCTGGTCAACACCGGAACCGGACCGGTTACCGTAACCAAGTCGGAGTTCACCAGCGCGTTCACGCTGGCGGACCCCGCGCTTCCGGCCACAGTGGAGCCGGGGGATACGCTTTGGCTGACGATCCGGTTTGCCCCGGGAAGCTCGGGGATGTACAAAGGGGTTGGAACCTTCCATGTTGGGCCTTGCCTTGCGCCGCTAACGCTTGAGTTGCGCGGCGAGCGGCTGCGGGGGGCGCGCATCGAGGCGTACGCCGGGGATATTCCGCCGTTGGTCTGCCCAACCCCAACGGTGCAGCCTTTCACGCTCAGCATCCGCAACACCGGGCAGGAGACGTTGCGGGTGGATAGCGTGCAGATTCAGGGGGCGTATGCTGGCGATTTTACGCTGGTCAACCCTTTTGCGCCGGCCACAATTCTTGCCGATTCCACGCTGCTTGTGCCGATGGAGTTCGCTCCAACCGGGGTTGGCGAGCGTTCGGCAACGGCGCGGATTTACAGCACCGCCCCCGGCAGCCCGGTGCTTGCGATCCCATTATCGGCGCGGAAAGATTCCGTGGGGATTGCTGTGTCGGATCAATGGCTAAACTTGGGAACCTTAAGCGGCTGCGACCCGCCAAGCTCCCGAATGCTGACGTTGTTTTGTGCCGGGACGCTGCCAGTTCAGTTCGATTCAGCAACGGTTTCTGGTGGCAATTTTACGCTGTCGGCGATCAGTGTGCCGGGGATTGCCGTGGGGGAATCAGCCAGCATCACCGTGACGTTCCAGCCAACGGGACCCGGGGTGCATTGGGATACGCTGCGGATCTATTCGGGGCCGTGCGGTGTGGTGAAAACAATTCCGCTGCGGGGCGAGCAACAAAGCGCGGGGATCGGCTTCAGCCGCGACACGGTGGATTTTGGCACCATCGCCGAATGCCAAGCCCTTGCCACCACCACGTTCCGCATCGTCAACACCGGGGCAACCCACGACACGATTGTTGGATTGACGCTGAACGGAGCCGCGTTTGCGATGGGGGCGTTGCCGGCACGGTTGGTGTTGGCCCCCGGGGAAAGAAGTCAACCCATAACCCTCACGTTCCAGCCTGGCGGCGTTGGGGAATTTGTTGGAAGCATTGACTTGCGTGCCGAGCCGTGCGGTTTGTCGCGGACCCTGTATCTGCGTGGTTCGGTGCTCCCCCAAGCCCTTACTGCCACAAACGATGTGAGCATCGGGCGGGTGCGGAAGGATTCGTTGGCGGTGGGAACCACGCTGCTGCGCAACAGCGGTGGGGTTCCGATGGTTGTTCGCTCCATCACCTTCTCCCCTGCGGTTCCTGGCTTGCGCATTGCCAGCCCCACGCTTCCGATTCGATTGGAGGCCGGGGCCGAAGCTGCGGTGCGGGTCGAATATCTATCCTCCGCTCCGGCAAGTTTTGTGGCAAGCGCGATTGCCGTTGCCGACTCCCCGTGCGTCGTTGCCGACACTTTTATGGTGATGGGGGAATGGCGGCGTGACCTTTCGCTTCAGTTATCGCTCAGTTTACCAGACACCACGGCGCGGGTGGGCGATTGGCGGGTGTTGCCGCTTCGCTACTCCGCTTCGGTGCCTTCCGATGGAGTGGTGACGGTGCAGGGTGAGCTTCGCTGGGATGCGGGGATCTTCTTCCCGAAATCGTTGACCACGCCACTTCCCGGAACCTTGACGGCACGGTTGGATTCGGTGAGCGGAGGGGAGCGGGTTGTGATGTTTACCTATTCTGGCTTGTTATTGCAAGCAGGGGTGCTTGCGGAGCTTACTGGGCGGGCACTGCTGGGAAGCAGCGAGCAGACACCGTTGCAGATTACCAACGTAAAGGCAACCCTTACCCTGCCTGCCACTGGCGATAGCGTTCGTGGCGGGGTTGGCACAACGGATGGTTCGCTAACGATTATTGATTTCTGCGGGAATCTTGGGAACCGGCTGCTGGAGTTTTCGCCGTTGTTCCGCATTGCCGGCGTTGCTCCAAATCCGGCAAGCCAAGCAATCAATCTGGAACTTACGGTCCCCAACGACGGGCGCGTTGTGGTTTCGCTGATAGGCTTGGTCGGCAATCAGGTTGTGCACCTGTTCGATGGGGACCTTCCGGCGGGCCAGCAACAAGTGGAATTGCCGATTGGAGATGCCGCCACCGGAACCTACTACTTGCGGGTGCGTGCCGGCGGCCAGGAACGAATCGCACGGCTGATGATCCTGCGCTGA
- a CDS encoding outer membrane beta-barrel protein — translation MNRLLLSALLTVALLATNTSLAWAQDTETNDWHASLGCGVVTPVAPLKFSGFYVTGFSLNGSVLGKVNTWLSAGLFFSYMEFPHTGKALSFKDRLVRCVDGGQKAFFSFGMALRGELYELAHYRLYALVDAGLTEMSRNKATYSMNGMAEGMAMYAPEASVTNEYVAGAVGVEYRINQELGVAVEAGYGLGSDGVISNQFVPVRVLGRIRL, via the coding sequence ATGAACCGATTGCTTTTGTCTGCACTTCTGACGGTTGCTCTTCTCGCTACGAACACTTCGCTGGCCTGGGCGCAGGACACGGAAACAAACGATTGGCACGCTTCGCTGGGGTGTGGCGTGGTCACGCCGGTTGCGCCGCTGAAGTTCAGCGGATTCTACGTCACCGGGTTCTCGTTGAACGGCTCGGTGCTGGGCAAGGTGAACACGTGGCTTTCGGCGGGATTGTTTTTCAGCTACATGGAGTTCCCCCACACCGGCAAAGCCTTGTCGTTTAAGGATCGCTTGGTCCGCTGCGTTGATGGCGGCCAGAAAGCCTTCTTCTCGTTCGGCATGGCCTTGCGCGGCGAACTCTACGAACTGGCCCACTATCGCCTGTACGCCTTGGTTGATGCGGGGCTTACGGAGATGTCGCGCAATAAAGCCACCTACAGCATGAACGGCATGGCCGAAGGAATGGCAATGTATGCCCCGGAAGCATCGGTGACGAATGAGTACGTCGCCGGGGCTGTTGGGGTGGAGTACCGCATCAACCAGGAACTTGGCGTGGCGGTTGAGGCTGGCTACGGGCTTGGCTCGGATGGCGTTATTAGCAACCAGTTCGTGCCGGTGCGGGTCCTGGGAAGAATACGCCTGTAA
- a CDS encoding bi-domain-containing oxidoreductase, with amino-acid sequence MLQAIQYQKTGELHVKELPAPELKPGMIVVRTAASLISAGTERTSVATAQASMLTKARTRPDLVKQAMDMVKKEGLMNTVEKIRTRLDSYKALGYSAAGVVVASACDEFAPGDRVACAGAGYASHAEVIAVPKNLAVKIPDGVSFEQAAFTTLGAIALQGVRQAKISLGESVAVVGLGLLGQLTVQLLKAAGCRVIGLDINEGLFAAARQFGADAVAHSGGGAAQAIESFTRGIGADAVIITAGTNSNAPMELAIASARKKGRVVVVGAVGMDIPRAGFFEKELEITISCSYGPGRYDPTYEEEGHDYPVAFARWTEGRNLQAILDLMASGSLNVNPMITHRFPIAEAGKAYDIITGKTPEPHIGIILHYPERKESLVRTVQVHPAKPAAGALGVAYIGAGNFAQSYLIPPTQKAGARMLAVATSTAVNARSVAEKFGFQQATTDVDAVLANPEVGAVFIATRHDTHGDYVARALQAGKQVFVEKPLAINREELGKIRELAEAGNDRVMVGFNRRFSKPLADMRKVFANCGEPLTMIYRVNAGFIKPDHWIQAPAQGGRIIGEGCHFIDTMEFMTGGARPVSVYAAAIGSSNAQVRNADNVSLTIRFSDGSIGTLLYLANGDPSVPKEYFEVFGAGMTAIMQNFSTVATSRGRKTTVAKYNGDKGHNEEVAQTLAAMKSGGPMPIGFQSLHSTTLATIAALESLATGEVVMIEG; translated from the coding sequence ATGCTTCAAGCAATCCAATACCAAAAAACTGGCGAACTGCACGTGAAAGAGCTTCCGGCCCCGGAACTGAAACCGGGGATGATCGTGGTCCGCACCGCTGCCTCGCTGATCTCGGCCGGAACCGAGCGTACCTCGGTGGCAACTGCGCAAGCCTCCATGCTCACCAAAGCCCGCACCCGCCCGGACCTGGTGAAGCAGGCGATGGATATGGTGAAGAAGGAGGGGCTGATGAACACCGTGGAGAAAATTCGCACCCGCTTGGATAGCTACAAAGCGTTGGGCTACTCCGCCGCTGGCGTGGTGGTGGCTTCGGCCTGCGATGAGTTTGCCCCGGGCGACCGTGTGGCCTGCGCCGGTGCCGGCTACGCTTCCCATGCCGAAGTGATTGCCGTCCCGAAAAATCTTGCCGTGAAAATCCCCGATGGAGTCAGCTTCGAGCAAGCGGCGTTCACCACGCTGGGGGCAATCGCGTTGCAGGGGGTTCGGCAGGCGAAAATCTCGCTGGGGGAATCGGTCGCGGTGGTGGGGCTGGGGCTGCTTGGCCAGCTAACGGTGCAGCTGCTGAAGGCTGCCGGATGCCGTGTGATTGGGCTGGACATCAACGAAGGATTGTTCGCCGCCGCACGCCAGTTCGGTGCCGATGCCGTTGCCCACAGCGGTGGCGGCGCGGCCCAGGCAATCGAAAGTTTCACCCGCGGTATTGGTGCCGATGCGGTGATTATCACCGCCGGAACCAACAGCAACGCGCCGATGGAGCTTGCCATTGCTTCGGCGCGGAAAAAAGGGCGTGTGGTGGTGGTGGGCGCGGTCGGGATGGATATCCCACGCGCAGGGTTTTTTGAGAAGGAGTTGGAGATCACCATCTCCTGCAGCTACGGCCCGGGGCGCTACGACCCCACCTACGAAGAAGAAGGGCACGATTACCCCGTTGCCTTTGCACGCTGGACCGAAGGGCGCAACCTGCAGGCGATTCTGGACCTGATGGCCTCCGGAAGCCTGAACGTGAACCCGATGATCACCCACCGCTTCCCCATTGCCGAGGCGGGGAAGGCGTACGACATCATCACCGGAAAAACGCCGGAGCCACATATCGGGATCATCCTGCACTACCCCGAGCGGAAGGAATCGCTGGTGCGGACGGTGCAGGTGCACCCGGCCAAACCGGCGGCGGGGGCGTTGGGGGTGGCGTACATCGGCGCGGGAAATTTTGCCCAAAGCTACCTGATCCCCCCAACCCAAAAAGCGGGCGCACGGATGCTTGCGGTGGCCACCTCCACCGCGGTGAACGCCCGCTCCGTTGCCGAGAAATTCGGGTTCCAGCAAGCCACCACCGATGTTGACGCGGTGCTGGCCAATCCAGAGGTTGGCGCGGTCTTTATCGCCACCCGCCACGACACCCACGGCGATTACGTTGCGCGCGCCTTGCAAGCGGGGAAGCAAGTGTTTGTGGAGAAGCCGCTGGCGATCAATCGGGAGGAGCTTGGGAAGATTCGTGAGCTTGCCGAGGCGGGGAACGATCGGGTGATGGTGGGCTTCAACCGCCGTTTCAGCAAGCCGCTGGCCGATATGCGGAAGGTGTTCGCCAACTGTGGCGAGCCGCTAACGATGATCTACCGCGTGAACGCTGGGTTCATCAAGCCGGACCATTGGATCCAAGCCCCGGCGCAAGGGGGAAGGATCATTGGCGAGGGATGCCACTTCATTGACACGATGGAGTTTATGACCGGCGGAGCGCGCCCGGTTAGCGTCTATGCGGCGGCAATCGGAAGCAGCAACGCCCAGGTCCGCAATGCCGACAACGTCTCGCTCACCATCCGCTTCAGCGATGGCTCCATCGGGACGTTGCTCTATCTTGCCAACGGCGATCCATCGGTTCCGAAAGAATACTTCGAGGTGTTCGGCGCGGGGATGACGGCGATCATGCAAAACTTCTCCACCGTTGCAACCTCACGCGGGCGGAAAACCACAGTGGCCAAATACAACGGCGACAAGGGGCACAACGAGGAGGTTGCGCAAACGCTTGCGGCAATGAAATCGGGGGGGCCAATGCCGATTGGTTTCCAAAGCCTGCACAGCACCACGCTGGCCACCATCGCCGCGTTGGAATCGTTGGCAACGGGGGAAGTGGTGATGATCGAGGGGTGA